In Acidobacteriota bacterium, a genomic segment contains:
- a CDS encoding redoxin domain-containing protein — MDKQSIKILILITFCFILVLWGISLHKTNKSNSKTLEENIQYLKLLKDPTLNPDGTSLIGTPFFNFSLKDLNGKYYQLASIQSLLKMIIFFDVNDCGLCLNEYRLWKKLYETYPSNKLTIFAICTTREKQSIINFIEDRRIKFPVIWDPERKVKTHMKFRQSPLRILLDQNNSIIDIEYTLTTTEHQQYITSMIESLIMKTKNK, encoded by the coding sequence ATGGATAAACAAAGTATTAAAATATTAATATTAATCACATTTTGCTTTATTTTAGTTTTATGGGGAATTTCACTTCATAAAACAAATAAGTCAAATTCAAAAACCTTGGAAGAAAATATTCAATATTTAAAGCTTTTAAAAGACCCAACATTAAATCCCGATGGAACCTCTCTTATAGGAACTCCATTCTTTAATTTTAGTTTGAAAGATTTAAATGGAAAATATTATCAATTAGCTTCCATTCAATCTTTATTAAAAATGATAATTTTTTTTGACGTAAATGATTGTGGCTTATGTCTAAATGAGTATCGACTGTGGAAAAAATTGTATGAAACTTATCCCTCCAATAAATTAACGATATTTGCAATATGTACCACAAGAGAGAAACAATCTATAATAAATTTTATTGAGGATAGAAGAATAAAATTTCCAGTAATCTGGGATCCCGAAAGAAAAGTTAAAACCCATATGAAATTCCGTCAATCTCCTTTACGAATTCTTTTGGATCAAAATAATAGTATTATTGACATTGAATATACTCTAACTACAACTGAACATCAGCAATATATCACTTCCATGATAGAGTCATTAATTATGAAAACTAAAAATAAATAA
- a CDS encoding rhodanese-like domain-containing protein, producing the protein MKGWKGIIIKSLIIITFSTFIGFLFNLLTNDSLFILSTKSPSYREISLSLAKERFDKGAHLFLDAREESLYRIGHIKGSVNLPLGNFNQMIEEFEREYPKGKKIIVYCGGSHCSSSYTLAKKLMERGYREIEVFFGGWNDWIKSSFPSERSR; encoded by the coding sequence ATGAAAGGATGGAAAGGTATAATAATAAAATCTTTGATTATAATAACATTTAGCACATTTATTGGTTTTCTCTTTAATCTTTTAACCAATGATAGCCTCTTTATCCTTTCTACTAAAAGCCCATCCTACAGAGAAATAAGCCTCTCTCTGGCAAAGGAAAGGTTTGATAAAGGTGCTCATTTATTTTTAGATGCAAGAGAAGAGAGTCTCTACAGAATAGGTCATATAAAAGGCTCAGTAAATCTTCCTCTAGGAAACTTTAACCAAATGATAGAAGAGTTTGAGAGAGAATACCCAAAGGGTAAAAAAATCATTGTATACTGTGGTGGCTCTCATTGCTCATCAAGCTACACTTTGGCAAAAAAGCTAATGGAGAGAGGATACAGAGAGATAGAGGTTTTTTTCGGAGGATGGAATGATTGGATAAAATCTTCCTTCCCTTCTGAGAGAAGTAGATGA
- a CDS encoding MauE/DoxX family redox-associated membrane protein — protein sequence MKISNKYILTGIRLLLGGLFLYAGLFKINHQEEFLSAIINYGIISNHQFMINLLSIILPWIEITSGVFLLAGIWKKSNALIVFVLLLIFSSAVLMAIKKGLSVDCGCFGFGVKVGWGVFLRNILLLFLSFEILINESV from the coding sequence ATGAAAATCTCAAATAAGTACATTCTTACAGGAATTAGATTGTTATTGGGTGGACTTTTTCTCTATGCAGGACTTTTTAAGATAAATCATCAAGAGGAATTTTTATCAGCGATTATAAATTATGGGATAATATCCAATCATCAATTCATGATAAATCTTCTCTCAATTATACTTCCCTGGATAGAGATAACATCAGGAGTTTTTCTTTTAGCTGGGATATGGAAAAAAAGTAATGCATTGATCGTTTTTGTGCTTCTTTTAATTTTCTCTTCTGCAGTGCTTATGGCTATAAAAAAAGGACTTAGTGTAGATTGTGGATGTTTTGGTTTTGGAGTTAAAGTAGGCTGGGGTGTGTTTTTAAGAAACATCCTCTTACTATTCCTTTCATTTGAAATTCTTATAAATGAGAGTGTATGA
- a CDS encoding adenylosuccinate synthase, with translation MNILVLGAQWGDEGKGKIVDLLSERFDVVCRYQGGHNAGHTVVVNNQRIVLHLIPSGIIHENTICIIGNGVVVNPDSFLKEVEDIKKFKVNPDGRLFISKDCHLIFPYHELLDRLNEESLGKKKIGTTCKGIGPCYEDKIGRKSIKISMLYYPDLFREILFERIEEKNFILKHKFNHPELNKNEIYETYLKYGEKIKSYVIDTVKFINDEIEKGKKILFEGAQGVLLDLDHGTYPFVSASNPNPGGILTGMGISPSKIDCIIGVSKAYTTRVGAGPFPTELHGKIGHILRDIGNEYGATTGRPRRCGWLDGFSLNYACRITGINYLAITKLDVLDDFKEIKICTGYKHKGKKLEFFPTEWWILNEVEPEYMVFEGWMEKTKGIKSHQKLPKRASVYLEAIEKITETKISIVSTGSDRYETIILNESFPLTF, from the coding sequence ATGAATATTCTTGTGCTTGGCGCCCAGTGGGGAGATGAGGGCAAGGGGAAAATCGTTGATTTATTGAGCGAAAGATTTGATGTTGTTTGCAGATATCAGGGTGGCCATAATGCTGGCCATACTGTTGTTGTGAATAATCAAAGAATAGTGCTTCACTTGATTCCTTCGGGAATAATTCATGAGAATACGATTTGTATAATAGGTAATGGAGTTGTGGTGAATCCTGATTCCTTTTTGAAAGAGGTTGAGGATATTAAAAAATTTAAAGTAAATCCCGATGGAAGATTATTCATAAGTAAAGATTGTCATTTAATTTTTCCTTACCACGAATTGCTGGATAGGCTGAACGAAGAAAGCCTTGGAAAGAAAAAGATAGGAACAACATGCAAGGGAATTGGCCCCTGCTATGAAGATAAGATAGGAAGGAAAAGTATAAAAATATCAATGCTTTATTATCCTGATCTGTTTAGGGAAATTTTATTTGAAAGGATTGAAGAAAAAAATTTCATTTTAAAACATAAATTTAATCATCCAGAGCTGAATAAAAATGAAATATATGAAACTTATCTAAAATATGGTGAAAAAATCAAGTCTTACGTGATTGATACTGTGAAGTTTATCAACGATGAGATAGAAAAGGGTAAGAAAATATTATTTGAGGGAGCCCAGGGAGTGTTGCTCGATTTAGACCATGGAACTTATCCTTTTGTTTCAGCATCAAATCCTAATCCTGGAGGAATATTGACAGGAATGGGAATTAGCCCGTCAAAGATAGACTGCATAATTGGAGTCTCAAAAGCTTATACAACAAGAGTGGGAGCAGGTCCATTTCCCACTGAACTTCATGGAAAAATAGGCCATATTTTAAGAGATATAGGAAATGAGTATGGAGCTACAACAGGAAGACCCAGAAGATGCGGGTGGTTAGATGGGTTCAGCCTGAATTACGCATGCAGAATCACAGGAATAAATTATCTTGCTATCACTAAATTGGATGTTCTGGATGATTTTAAAGAAATAAAGATCTGTACTGGCTATAAGCATAAAGGTAAAAAGTTAGAGTTCTTTCCTACAGAGTGGTGGATATTGAATGAAGTTGAGCCTGAATACATGGTTTTTGAAGGGTGGATGGAGAAAACAAAGGGGATAAAAAGCCATCAAAAACTTCCAAAAAGAGCAAGTGTATATTTAGAGGCAATCGAGAAAATTACTGAAACAAAAATTTCTATTGTATCCACAGGTTCTGACAGGTATGAAACTATAATTCTGAACGAGAGCTTTCCTTTAACTTTCTAA
- a CDS encoding Trm112 family protein, whose translation MTIDPELLEILACPLCKESVELIKEGKGLRCVKCKRIYPIRDEIPVMLIEEAYFEEEKVEQS comes from the coding sequence ATGACCATAGACCCAGAGCTCCTTGAAATACTTGCCTGCCCTTTGTGCAAAGAATCAGTCGAATTGATAAAAGAAGGAAAAGGGTTGAGATGTGTAAAATGCAAAAGAATTTATCCAATTCGTGATGAGATACCAGTGATGCTTATAGAAGAGGCCTATTTCGAAGAAGAAAAAGTTGAACAAAGTTGA